The Bacteriovorax sp. BAL6_X genome window below encodes:
- the mfd gene encoding transcription-repair coupling factor, with the protein MLKNDMDLFSPLRTKLDTWLDTRQHDLTIDGINREHWAFAKYLLQEKNGKFNPSNLFIFENYDDAEQFYELVKTSFSKTKLVFYPGLDASPYSGMFASESAQLARHSALEKIIRAENKELIVITSIESLGLKVPPANFFNETKIEITESDIISPDELAGKLVKLGYSSSFTVEEQGTFSKKGEIFDIYPVGHHPIRIHYFDEMIEEIYEIDKETLKTIKDKKLESIIIAPGPTIFCESQYSNNLRNNIPRPRANQRDLLEKRNDIFSKLSSGMLFENHPIYTPLFFNENETATLLDYINENWIVSIFDRDNVEDYFSNYIDDLARDFEDCEELLPDPKYFYDLSTIDRLKDIACLNLNHLNITVNLDNDSNIVDLGFRPFKSYISYHEINYLVKKDFLTGLFKHIKSEFKYSGKIIFTIQNENSRKEIEHLIETFEVEPEIKKRIEFVPFKLSEGFFYPSDKLLTISDSDLFSIRRDKAKVSKIHDYDLFAEQLASLKEGDYVIHSKHGIGKYLGLEAMDIGGSKTDYLVLLYKGNDKVFVPIYKMNLIQKHAGGELNVNVDSLRTNKFSALTSRARESIKKLAFDLLKLQAERASAKAFQFSPPDHDFKEFELSFPFNETPDQKNAIDSVIDKMQASTAMDFLVCGDVGFGKTEVAMRAAFKAVLDGKQVAVLVPTTVLALQHYNSFIKRFEKFPVRIDYLSRFKTGKDEKETKEKLEKGEIDIIVGTHKLLGKTIRYKDLGLVIVDEEQRFGVGHKNQLKLLKSSVDFLTLTATPIPRTLQLSFLGLKDLALIKTAPPRRQSIKTYVIKEDDHTIQAAINRELKRGGQVFIVHNRVQDIENYTAYIRELVPEAKIVFAHGQMAEKELESRISAFYNGAYQILISTTIIESGIDIPNANTMIVDRADRYGLAQLHQLRGRIGRSDKKAYCYFVVPNNRNITEIAAKRLKALQTYADMGSGFQIANCDLEIRGAGDILGAHQSGHIEAIGLELYMELLTEAIQELRGEKKVITKDIEINTPFAAFIPAHFISESSERLKYYKQLSNSKSIDEITALKETIFDIYGPGPEEFNQLIAILEARSYLMPCGVKSAQLIDNTLIFQFDQNVVEANEQLRNNILNNFLGMPRKYRFTPDFKLIFTNKTTISPSGLVEFCQEIAEKIVPS; encoded by the coding sequence ATGTTAAAAAACGACATGGATTTATTTTCACCACTACGCACAAAACTAGATACTTGGTTAGACACTAGGCAACACGACCTTACCATCGACGGTATTAATAGGGAGCACTGGGCATTTGCTAAGTACTTATTACAAGAAAAAAATGGTAAATTTAATCCATCGAATTTATTTATTTTTGAAAATTATGATGACGCAGAACAGTTCTATGAGCTTGTAAAAACCAGCTTTTCTAAAACAAAACTTGTTTTCTACCCAGGACTAGATGCGTCACCTTATTCGGGAATGTTTGCCTCAGAAAGTGCACAACTTGCCCGACACTCAGCATTGGAAAAAATTATACGTGCTGAAAATAAAGAATTAATAGTTATCACTTCAATAGAATCTCTTGGCTTAAAAGTTCCACCGGCCAATTTTTTTAATGAAACTAAAATTGAAATTACTGAATCAGATATCATTTCTCCTGATGAGCTAGCTGGAAAATTAGTTAAACTTGGATACAGCTCTTCTTTTACAGTGGAAGAACAAGGAACATTTTCTAAGAAGGGTGAAATTTTTGACATCTATCCTGTTGGTCATCATCCAATACGTATTCATTATTTTGATGAAATGATTGAAGAGATTTATGAAATTGATAAAGAAACCCTAAAGACTATTAAGGATAAGAAACTTGAGTCAATTATCATTGCACCTGGGCCTACTATTTTTTGCGAGTCACAATACTCTAATAATTTACGAAATAATATCCCACGCCCTAGGGCCAATCAAAGAGACTTATTAGAAAAACGTAATGATATTTTTAGCAAGCTTTCAAGTGGAATGCTTTTTGAAAATCATCCAATCTATACGCCTTTATTTTTTAATGAAAATGAAACTGCAACACTTCTCGACTACATTAACGAAAATTGGATTGTCTCAATCTTTGATCGTGACAATGTTGAAGACTATTTTTCAAATTACATCGATGATCTCGCTAGAGATTTTGAAGACTGTGAAGAATTACTTCCAGACCCTAAATATTTTTATGACTTATCAACAATTGATCGTTTAAAAGATATTGCTTGTTTAAACCTCAATCATTTAAATATTACTGTTAACCTCGATAATGACAGCAATATCGTCGACCTTGGGTTTCGGCCATTCAAGTCTTATATATCTTATCACGAAATTAACTACTTAGTTAAAAAGGATTTTTTAACAGGACTCTTTAAGCATATTAAAAGTGAGTTCAAATACTCCGGGAAAATTATTTTTACAATTCAAAATGAGAATTCTCGAAAAGAAATTGAACATTTAATTGAAACATTTGAAGTAGAACCTGAAATCAAGAAACGTATCGAGTTTGTTCCTTTCAAATTGAGTGAAGGCTTCTTCTACCCTAGTGATAAATTACTCACGATTTCAGATAGTGATTTATTTTCTATAAGAAGAGACAAGGCCAAGGTTTCAAAGATTCACGACTACGATTTATTTGCAGAGCAACTGGCTTCACTTAAAGAAGGTGACTACGTTATTCACTCTAAACACGGTATTGGAAAATATCTAGGACTAGAGGCAATGGATATTGGTGGGTCTAAAACAGACTACCTAGTTCTTCTTTATAAAGGTAATGATAAAGTATTCGTACCAATTTATAAGATGAATCTTATTCAAAAGCATGCCGGCGGAGAATTGAATGTTAATGTCGATAGCTTAAGAACAAATAAATTCTCAGCACTAACTTCAAGAGCTCGCGAATCGATTAAGAAGCTAGCATTTGACCTCCTAAAGCTTCAGGCCGAAAGAGCGTCTGCTAAAGCTTTTCAATTCTCTCCTCCAGATCATGACTTTAAAGAGTTTGAACTTTCATTCCCGTTTAATGAAACTCCAGACCAAAAGAACGCTATTGATTCAGTTATTGATAAAATGCAAGCAAGTACAGCTATGGATTTTCTTGTTTGTGGAGATGTTGGTTTTGGAAAAACAGAAGTTGCCATGCGTGCAGCATTTAAAGCTGTTCTAGATGGAAAGCAAGTTGCCGTTTTAGTTCCGACAACAGTTCTTGCCCTTCAACATTATAATTCTTTTATTAAGCGCTTTGAAAAATTCCCAGTTCGTATCGACTATCTTTCACGTTTTAAAACTGGAAAAGATGAAAAAGAAACAAAAGAAAAATTAGAAAAAGGTGAAATTGATATTATCGTTGGTACACATAAATTACTTGGTAAAACTATTCGCTATAAGGACCTAGGTCTTGTTATTGTTGATGAGGAACAACGCTTTGGTGTTGGCCATAAAAACCAACTTAAACTTCTAAAATCTTCAGTTGATTTCTTGACTTTAACGGCAACACCAATTCCTAGAACACTACAACTATCTTTCTTAGGACTTAAGGATCTTGCTCTTATTAAGACGGCTCCTCCTAGAAGACAGTCGATTAAGACTTATGTGATTAAAGAAGATGATCACACAATTCAAGCGGCTATCAACCGTGAACTTAAACGTGGTGGCCAAGTTTTTATTGTCCATAATCGAGTTCAAGATATAGAAAATTACACTGCCTATATTAGAGAGCTTGTTCCAGAAGCAAAGATAGTTTTTGCTCACGGACAAATGGCAGAAAAAGAACTTGAGTCTCGTATCTCCGCTTTCTACAACGGTGCTTACCAGATTCTAATTTCGACTACTATTATTGAATCAGGAATTGATATTCCAAATGCCAACACGATGATTGTTGATCGTGCTGACCGTTATGGGCTAGCACAACTTCACCAGCTTCGTGGCCGAATTGGACGTTCAGATAAGAAAGCTTATTGTTACTTTGTCGTTCCAAATAATCGCAATATTACAGAAATTGCGGCCAAACGTCTCAAGGCCCTCCAAACTTACGCGGATATGGGAAGCGGTTTTCAAATTGCCAATTGTGACCTGGAAATTCGTGGAGCCGGCGATATTCTTGGGGCCCATCAATCTGGGCATATCGAGGCCATTGGTCTAGAGCTTTATATGGAACTTCTAACTGAGGCCATTCAGGAGCTTCGTGGTGAGAAGAAAGTCATCACAAAAGATATTGAAATCAACACACCATTTGCGGCCTTCATTCCTGCCCACTTTATTAGTGAATCAAGTGAGCGTTTAAAATATTACAAGCAATTATCAAATTCAAAATCAATTGATGAAATCACTGCTTTAAAAGAGACAATCTTTGATATCTACGGCCCAGGCCCTGAAGAATTTAATCAACTGATTGCCATTCTTGAAGCTCGTTCCTACCTGATGCCTTGTGGTGTAAAGTCGGCGCAGTTAATTGATAACACGCTTATTTTTCAATTTGATCAAAATGTCGTTGAGGCAAATGAACAGCTACGTAATAATATTTTGAATAATTTCTTAGGAATGCCACGAAAATATCGTTTCACTCCAGATTTCAAACTGATATTCACTAATAAAACCACAATATCTCCGAGTGGTTTAGTCGAGTTTTGTCAGGAAATTGCGGAAAAAATAGTTCCATCTTAG
- a CDS encoding peptidylprolyl isomerase → MYGKIILVLLLALGLEAAPKKIVAEVNGQKITKEELDQAYLLNKYVVTNDPVTMKRVLTDLINKKLGVEKAKKAKLDKDPIVVRKLEEVIFNAQVSKDLEGEFQKIKVTDADVKKFYSEFPEYRTAHILLRVRVAPSENEINAAQKKIFEIHEKVSQEPAKFAEFANKYSQSPNAHTGGDVGYQPAFFMAPEYFAAIKGKKDGFITRPVRTQLGYHVIKVLGVKKYEEINMGAYKKFVYDRKRDRIIEDYFAGLRKKANIKILDKNLK, encoded by the coding sequence ATGTACGGTAAAATCATTTTAGTTTTACTACTTGCACTAGGGCTTGAGGCTGCACCAAAGAAAATCGTAGCTGAAGTAAATGGTCAAAAAATCACGAAAGAAGAGTTAGATCAAGCATACCTACTAAATAAGTATGTTGTTACTAATGATCCTGTAACGATGAAAAGAGTTCTTACAGACCTAATCAACAAAAAGCTAGGTGTTGAAAAAGCTAAGAAGGCAAAGCTTGATAAGGACCCTATCGTTGTTAGAAAATTAGAGGAAGTAATCTTTAACGCACAAGTTTCAAAAGACCTAGAGGGTGAATTCCAAAAAATTAAAGTTACAGATGCTGATGTAAAGAAATTCTATAGTGAATTTCCAGAGTATCGTACAGCACATATCTTACTAAGAGTAAGAGTTGCTCCATCTGAAAATGAAATTAATGCTGCTCAAAAGAAGATTTTCGAAATCCATGAAAAAGTATCACAAGAGCCTGCAAAATTCGCTGAATTTGCTAATAAGTATTCACAATCACCTAATGCTCATACTGGGGGTGACGTAGGATATCAACCAGCTTTCTTTATGGCACCAGAGTATTTTGCGGCCATTAAGGGAAAGAAAGATGGCTTTATTACACGTCCAGTTCGCACTCAACTTGGTTATCACGTAATTAAAGTTCTTGGAGTCAAAAAGTACGAAGAAATCAATATGGGCGCTTATAAAAAGTTTGTTTATGACAGGAAGCGCGATAGAATTATTGAAGATTATTTCGCTGGCTTACGTAAAAAAGCCAATATTAAAATTTTAGACAAAAATCTAAAATAA
- a CDS encoding peptidylprolyl isomerase, with protein MRLFLFLALLFSTLNLQAKNTKLLDKITAVVDEHVITKSMIERVKKSLPIRQNISPFIYKKEMKYTDKAISNLIIRKYIIRSTLAEQGYVISDSTVEKEIKRKEQRLGLSRKDLIAFLKKSNTNFEEFFELNKEAIEFNHFNSVVIIPLISVSEQEIKNEFFKENVNNKTVSYRYTLVDFSIDQSIVTKKDYAKFKKTMESFQKGGPLPSKYGSIETSTLGDITADGLTAELQKLLNKTQEGQFTQPINMMGETHIFYVKTRDVVESSLFQSAKNRIRAQLYEAKAKEVTRMWFEREKANHYVKTL; from the coding sequence ATGAGGCTTTTTCTTTTTTTGGCCCTACTTTTTTCAACATTAAACCTACAAGCAAAAAATACAAAACTTTTAGATAAGATTACAGCAGTAGTTGATGAACACGTCATCACAAAATCAATGATCGAACGTGTGAAAAAATCACTACCTATTCGCCAAAATATATCTCCATTTATCTACAAGAAAGAAATGAAGTATACTGATAAGGCAATCTCTAATCTTATCATTAGAAAATATATTATTCGTTCAACTCTTGCGGAACAGGGATATGTAATCTCAGATTCAACGGTTGAAAAAGAAATTAAAAGAAAAGAACAAAGGCTAGGCCTGAGTCGTAAAGACCTAATCGCATTTCTTAAAAAATCCAATACTAATTTTGAAGAGTTTTTTGAACTTAACAAGGAAGCTATTGAGTTTAATCACTTTAACTCGGTTGTTATCATTCCACTTATCTCTGTAAGTGAACAAGAAATTAAAAACGAATTCTTTAAAGAGAATGTAAACAATAAGACTGTATCTTACCGCTATACTCTTGTGGACTTTTCAATTGATCAGTCAATTGTAACAAAGAAAGACTATGCTAAGTTTAAGAAGACGATGGAATCTTTTCAAAAAGGTGGACCTCTACCAAGTAAGTATGGATCTATTGAAACTTCAACACTTGGTGATATCACGGCCGATGGTCTAACTGCAGAGTTGCAAAAACTTCTTAATAAGACACAAGAAGGACAATTCACTCAACCAATTAATATGATGGGTGAAACACATATATTCTATGTAAAAACACGTGATGTTGTTGAGTCCTCTCTATTTCAAAGTGCTAAGAATAGAATTAGAGCTCAATTATATGAAGCTAAAGCAAAAGAAGTTACAAGAATGTGGTTTGAGAGAGAAAAAGCAAATCACTATGTAAAAACATTATAG
- a CDS encoding PdxA family protein codes for MIYVTAGHEKGIGLEVFLKAWSLLSSSQQSKFHLFVGEEFKDQLPTELNRTLVQIPYSHNALEQACDLCGPSDILVTMPTTKDELFFEGRPVSGHTEYFRKRYKNENLVMFFKSYDANVLLITDHIPLKDVAAKINHDLIHNKVKICVDNYKKYFGHLNDVIISGINPHAGEGGILGSEEKEIIRAIKALNIDETIIGPLPADGLFLNDNFASDKLFVYMYHDQGLAPFKTMFKSKGANITLGMPFLRLSVDHGTAFDLYGKDCANYMGCYYVLKLALKVIKNEQ; via the coding sequence ATGATCTATGTTACTGCTGGCCATGAAAAAGGGATAGGACTTGAAGTTTTTTTAAAAGCTTGGAGTCTTCTATCATCAAGTCAGCAGTCTAAATTCCACCTCTTTGTCGGTGAAGAATTTAAAGACCAACTACCTACCGAATTAAATCGTACATTAGTCCAGATCCCCTATTCACATAATGCTCTTGAACAAGCTTGTGATCTTTGTGGACCTAGCGACATCCTCGTAACGATGCCCACAACAAAAGATGAATTATTTTTTGAAGGCAGGCCAGTGTCGGGACATACAGAGTATTTTCGCAAGAGATATAAAAATGAAAATCTTGTGATGTTCTTTAAGTCCTATGATGCCAATGTACTTTTAATTACTGATCACATTCCTCTTAAGGATGTCGCCGCGAAAATAAATCATGACCTTATTCACAACAAGGTTAAGATTTGTGTGGATAATTACAAAAAATATTTTGGACATTTAAATGATGTCATTATTTCTGGAATTAATCCACATGCCGGAGAAGGTGGTATCCTAGGTAGTGAAGAAAAAGAAATTATTAGAGCAATTAAAGCACTTAATATCGATGAAACAATTATTGGCCCTCTGCCAGCAGATGGTCTCTTTCTAAATGATAATTTTGCAAGTGATAAGCTCTTCGTCTATATGTATCACGACCAAGGTCTTGCACCATTTAAGACGATGTTTAAATCCAAGGGTGCAAATATCACCTTAGGTATGCCCTTTCTTCGCCTAAGTGTTGATCACGGTACGGCCTTTGATCTTTACGGAAAAGATTGTGCCAATTATATGGGCTGTTACTATGTTTTAAAGCTAGCTTTAAAGGTTATAAAAAATGAACAATGA
- the uvrA gene encoding excinuclease ABC subunit UvrA, which translates to MNNEIKVVKARVHNLKDVTIDIPKNQLTVITGPSGSGKSSLAFDTIYAEGQRRYIESLSSYARQFLGQQQAPDVESITGLSPAIAIDQKTTSKNPRSTVGTITEVYDYMRVLFARVGDLYDPNNGEKVISYTPGQITRDLMDLPEKTKLHITVEITDETKKALEQQMAKYLSMGFSRFIVNDEIMLLDSSEIKSLKASDEILVVIDRILVKADIEKRLTDSVELGLKLGNGIIHVMIDDEYHTYSEINMSHVTGEAFPDLEPRLFSFNSPVGACGKCNGLGESKEFVLSEIIFDDSLPVLKGAIPLLTKKNNFLHKMVECMLKEEGFDLKLPLSKMPKKIFKILTEGTEKVYTYKFKSENSVFEFSKPFPGLINWLDKKYQESSSERVRSELEKSMRVQKCSECKGRRLNTIALSTKVGEKNIIELCEVPLSETYEYFKDIKLEGIKEKIGAKLLIEITSRLKFLNDVGLDYLTLNRSAGTLSGGESQRIRLATQIGSALSGVLYVLDEPSIGLHQRDNVRLIHTLKELRDLGNTVLVVEHDEDTMKASDYIIDMGPGAGVHGGEIVAHATTKDFLKKKSLTADYLNHKVKIEVPNERRKLNEFIKLRGAEHNNLKKVDVDFPLGGLVCISGVSGSGKSTLVHEVLIPAVKSKLTRINRSIYEKANYKSITGLDKIKTVIELDQSPIGRTPHSNPATYSGLFDDVRKLFAATSESQIRGYKPGRFSFNVKGGRCEECEGNGTQKIEMHFLPDVYVTCNECNGRRYNNETLSVLYKGKSVADILEMTIEEGYEFFKNHRRLGKILKTMNDVGLGYMTLGQPATTLSGGEAQRLKLARELAKSTKGHTLYVLDEPTTGLHFEDIKVLMKAINELVESDNSVLIIEHNLDVLKVADQIIDLGPEGGHRGGTIVGTGTPEEIAKIKTSHTGKFLKEILK; encoded by the coding sequence ATGAACAATGAAATTAAAGTCGTAAAAGCACGTGTTCACAATTTAAAAGACGTCACGATTGATATTCCAAAAAATCAATTGACCGTTATTACAGGTCCTTCCGGATCGGGAAAAAGTTCTCTTGCTTTTGATACAATATATGCTGAAGGCCAAAGGCGCTATATCGAATCTCTTTCTTCTTATGCGAGGCAATTTCTTGGACAACAGCAAGCACCAGATGTTGAGTCGATCACAGGTCTTTCACCGGCCATTGCAATTGACCAAAAGACAACAAGTAAGAACCCTAGGTCAACAGTAGGAACAATTACTGAAGTCTATGATTATATGAGAGTTCTCTTTGCAAGAGTAGGAGATCTCTACGATCCAAACAATGGTGAAAAAGTTATTAGCTACACACCAGGCCAGATTACACGTGACCTTATGGATCTACCTGAAAAAACAAAACTTCATATTACAGTTGAAATCACTGATGAAACTAAAAAAGCTCTTGAGCAACAAATGGCCAAGTACCTTTCAATGGGATTTTCCCGCTTTATCGTAAATGATGAAATTATGCTACTTGATAGTAGTGAAATAAAATCACTAAAAGCATCTGATGAAATCCTCGTCGTTATCGATCGAATTTTAGTAAAAGCAGATATCGAAAAGCGCTTAACAGACTCTGTTGAGCTTGGCCTAAAGCTTGGTAATGGAATTATTCACGTCATGATTGATGATGAATACCATACATATTCAGAGATCAATATGTCTCATGTAACAGGCGAAGCCTTTCCTGATCTTGAACCTAGGCTCTTCTCTTTCAACTCACCTGTTGGTGCATGTGGAAAATGTAATGGACTTGGCGAATCAAAAGAATTTGTTCTTAGCGAAATTATTTTCGATGACTCACTTCCAGTTCTTAAGGGCGCAATTCCACTTTTAACAAAGAAGAATAATTTCCTTCACAAGATGGTTGAGTGCATGCTTAAAGAAGAAGGTTTTGACTTAAAACTTCCTCTTTCTAAAATGCCAAAGAAGATATTTAAAATTCTAACTGAAGGAACAGAAAAGGTTTATACCTATAAATTCAAATCTGAAAACTCTGTCTTTGAATTTTCTAAGCCATTCCCAGGGTTAATTAACTGGCTGGACAAGAAGTATCAAGAATCATCTTCAGAGAGAGTACGTTCTGAACTTGAAAAGAGTATGCGAGTACAAAAGTGTTCAGAATGTAAGGGACGCCGTCTTAATACTATCGCCTTAAGCACTAAAGTAGGTGAAAAGAATATTATTGAACTTTGTGAAGTACCACTAAGTGAAACATACGAATATTTTAAAGACATAAAGCTAGAAGGTATTAAAGAAAAGATCGGTGCAAAACTATTAATTGAAATTACTTCACGTCTTAAATTCTTAAATGATGTAGGCCTTGATTATTTAACACTTAACCGTTCTGCCGGAACTTTAAGTGGTGGTGAATCGCAACGTATTCGTCTAGCAACGCAAATTGGTTCTGCTCTTTCAGGTGTTCTCTATGTTTTAGATGAGCCTAGTATCGGCCTTCACCAAAGAGACAATGTAAGACTAATTCATACATTAAAAGAATTACGTGATCTAGGTAACACAGTTCTTGTTGTTGAGCACGACGAAGATACGATGAAAGCAAGTGATTACATTATTGATATGGGACCAGGTGCAGGAGTTCACGGTGGAGAGATCGTTGCTCATGCAACAACTAAAGACTTCCTTAAGAAGAAATCTCTTACTGCTGATTACCTCAACCATAAAGTAAAAATCGAAGTACCTAATGAGCGACGCAAGCTTAATGAGTTTATCAAACTTAGAGGTGCTGAGCATAATAACTTAAAGAAAGTCGATGTAGACTTTCCTCTTGGAGGACTCGTTTGTATCAGTGGTGTTTCTGGTTCTGGTAAATCAACGCTTGTTCACGAAGTCTTAATCCCAGCGGTAAAAAGTAAACTAACACGAATTAATCGATCAATTTACGAAAAGGCCAATTATAAATCAATCACAGGGCTTGATAAGATCAAAACTGTTATTGAACTAGACCAATCACCAATTGGCCGAACTCCTCATTCAAACCCAGCAACTTATTCTGGCTTATTTGATGATGTAAGAAAGTTATTTGCTGCTACTAGTGAATCTCAGATTCGTGGCTATAAACCAGGTCGCTTCAGCTTCAACGTTAAGGGTGGACGCTGTGAGGAATGCGAAGGAAATGGAACTCAAAAAATTGAGATGCACTTTCTTCCAGATGTCTATGTAACGTGTAATGAGTGCAATGGCCGTCGTTATAATAATGAAACTCTATCTGTTCTCTATAAAGGAAAGTCAGTCGCAGATATTCTTGAGATGACAATTGAAGAGGGATATGAATTCTTCAAAAATCATCGAAGACTCGGAAAGATCCTAAAGACAATGAATGACGTTGGTCTTGGCTATATGACTCTAGGACAGCCGGCCACAACACTGTCTGGAGGAGAGGCCCAAAGACTTAAGCTTGCAAGAGAACTTGCTAAGTCAACAAAAGGACACACTCTCTACGTTCTTGATGAGCCTACAACAGGACTACATTTTGAAGATATTAAAGTTCTAATGAAAGCAATTAATGAACTTGTCGAAAGTGATAATTCGGTGCTTATCATTGAACATAATTTAGATGTACTTAAAGTTGCTGATCAAATAATTGATTTAGGACCTGAAGGTGGACACCGAGGTGGAACAATTGTTGGTACAGGAACACCAGAAGAGATAGCAAAAATCAAAACGTCTCATACAGGTAAATTTTTAAAGGAAATTTTAAAGTGA
- a CDS encoding RNA methyltransferase has product MINGFEEFYNLKDKNLIKEDYCIAETEKVVCKALVSKHEVEKIIATQEFYEANKVLIDNNCNHVLIKEKKELEEITGFKLHHGILAKVKTNALKKIDELGDKILIFNGVTSPENVGTMTRAAMAFGFDNIIYDAKSASPYLRRCIRVSMGNAFEANICKSLNLLEDISLLQKLGYAVCATANEEGAISITDFKYPQKVALIIGNEGNGMDREVIDTCDKKLFIPITNYVAHLNAASAASIFLYHSIF; this is encoded by the coding sequence GTGATAAATGGTTTTGAAGAATTCTATAACTTAAAAGATAAGAATCTTATTAAAGAAGATTACTGTATCGCTGAAACTGAAAAAGTCGTTTGCAAAGCACTTGTTTCAAAACATGAAGTAGAAAAGATCATTGCAACTCAAGAGTTCTACGAAGCCAATAAAGTATTAATTGATAATAATTGCAATCATGTACTAATTAAAGAAAAGAAAGAGTTAGAAGAGATCACTGGCTTTAAGCTTCATCATGGAATACTGGCCAAGGTTAAAACTAATGCCCTAAAAAAAATTGATGAACTTGGAGATAAAATTCTTATCTTTAATGGCGTTACTTCACCAGAAAATGTTGGGACGATGACAAGAGCAGCAATGGCATTTGGTTTCGATAATATTATCTATGATGCAAAGAGTGCTTCTCCTTACCTAAGACGCTGTATTAGAGTTTCTATGGGGAATGCATTTGAAGCAAATATATGTAAGTCACTTAACCTTCTAGAAGATATTTCTTTACTTCAGAAACTTGGTTATGCAGTTTGTGCTACGGCCAATGAAGAAGGTGCCATATCAATTACGGACTTCAAGTATCCACAGAAAGTGGCCTTAATTATTGGAAATGAGGGCAATGGTATGGATCGTGAAGTTATTGACACTTGTGATAAAAAGCTTTTTATACCTATTACAAATTATGTTGCACACTTAAATGCTGCAAGTGCAGCTTCAATTTTTCTTTATCACTCGATCTTTTAA